One Lacunisphaera limnophila DNA window includes the following coding sequences:
- a CDS encoding TonB family protein: MRANSPSSLLLSFTLHALFVAAILGTTYVFTQRLKEQPVIFELVAGDATAPDELVAPALGNTTKKITLEVPKVELVPTMPDPEPEPVVQTKPEPAEVTPPPPEKVKPKAPDKPKPDTSLTKEVKKAQKLSYQDYLKKHPTPKQSAPAKTTLRSAKVPKVDATGIAAGVKGGSTANTRGGGGGKAMTREQQNQMDTYISLLIQELKKAHEPPPGVSDRLETKVTFDITASGAILNPRITKSSGDKAFDQSVLEAFLRMRSIGPTPNRRPDSWTVTFKMRDEA, translated from the coding sequence ATGCGCGCGAATTCCCCCAGTTCGCTCCTGCTGTCCTTCACGCTGCACGCGCTGTTCGTGGCGGCGATCCTCGGGACGACCTACGTCTTCACCCAGCGGCTCAAGGAACAGCCGGTGATCTTCGAGCTAGTGGCGGGGGATGCCACCGCGCCCGACGAACTGGTGGCGCCTGCGCTCGGCAACACCACCAAGAAGATCACGCTGGAGGTACCCAAGGTCGAGTTGGTGCCCACCATGCCCGATCCGGAGCCCGAGCCGGTGGTGCAAACCAAACCGGAGCCCGCCGAGGTGACCCCGCCGCCCCCGGAAAAAGTGAAACCGAAGGCCCCGGACAAGCCCAAGCCGGATACCTCGCTGACCAAGGAAGTGAAAAAGGCGCAGAAGCTCTCCTATCAGGACTACCTCAAGAAACATCCCACGCCCAAGCAGTCGGCTCCCGCCAAGACGACCCTCCGGTCAGCCAAGGTCCCGAAGGTGGATGCGACCGGGATCGCCGCCGGCGTGAAAGGCGGCTCTACGGCCAACACGAGGGGCGGGGGCGGGGGCAAGGCCATGACCCGCGAGCAGCAAAACCAGATGGATACCTACATTTCCCTCCTGATTCAGGAACTGAAGAAGGCACACGAGCCGCCGCCGGGGGTTAGCGACCGGCTGGAGACCAAGGTGACCTTCGACATTACGGCCAGCGGCGCCATCCTGAATCCCCGGATTACGAAATCCTCGGGGGACAAGGCTTTCGACCAGTCCGTGCTGGAAGCTTTCCTTCGCATGCGCTCAATTGGCCCGACCCCGAACCGCCGGCCGGACAGCTGGACGGTGACCTTCAAGATGCGCGATGAGGCCTGA
- the tmk gene encoding dTMP kinase, with translation MPSKSKQPAGKLISFEGSEGSGKSTQIARLAAHLQQAGREVVATREPGGTEIGEQIRNIIVHNSKGDEMCPETELLLFTAARAQVVREVIVPALTRGAVVLSDRFLDSSTVYQGIARNLAAGPVSEINRFAVGPVMPDLTIVIDVPTEVSLQRVRQRASDLPDRMERENITFYKKVREGYLLLAQQWPDRVVVLDGTQTPDEIDRQVWAIVQKRLG, from the coding sequence ATGCCTTCCAAATCCAAGCAACCGGCCGGCAAGCTCATCTCCTTCGAGGGCTCCGAGGGCAGCGGCAAATCGACCCAGATTGCCCGCCTCGCCGCCCACCTGCAGCAGGCCGGTCGCGAGGTCGTCGCCACCCGCGAACCCGGTGGCACCGAGATCGGCGAGCAGATCCGCAATATCATCGTCCATAATTCCAAGGGCGACGAGATGTGCCCCGAGACCGAGCTACTCCTTTTCACCGCCGCCCGGGCCCAGGTGGTCCGCGAGGTCATCGTCCCCGCTCTCACCCGCGGCGCCGTCGTGCTGAGCGACCGCTTCCTCGATTCCTCCACCGTCTACCAGGGGATCGCCCGCAACCTGGCCGCCGGTCCGGTGAGCGAGATCAACCGCTTCGCCGTGGGCCCGGTCATGCCTGACCTGACTATCGTCATCGACGTCCCCACCGAGGTCAGCCTGCAGCGGGTGCGCCAGCGCGCCTCCGACCTGCCCGATCGCATGGAGCGGGAGAACATCACGTTCTACAAGAAGGTCCGTGAAGGCTACCTGCTCCTGGCCCAGCAGTGGCCGGATCGCGTCGTCGTCCTCGACGGCACCCAGACGCCCGACGAAATCGACCGTCAGGTGTGGGCCATCGTCCAAAAGCGTCTGGGTTAA
- a CDS encoding alpha/beta fold hydrolase, which produces MVPLHHIDLGGAGKPPMLVLHGLLGSSRNWLSTGRDLAKHYHVFALDARNHGKSPHVPEMDYDVMVADIIAWMDGQGLARAAICGHSMGGKTAMLLACRHPERVERLVVVDIAPKDYFWVAHRGEFLAMTELDLGSLTSRSEAELRFEARVTNLGMRKFLSTNLTQDDAGTWRWLINLPALTAALPVMEKNCLTAADRYAGPTLFVLGGRSRYAEPGDHAIIRHHFPAAQIEVIADSGHNPHMDAREEFVRLVSGTI; this is translated from the coding sequence GTGGTTCCATTGCATCACATCGACCTGGGCGGGGCGGGGAAGCCGCCGATGCTGGTGTTGCACGGCCTGCTCGGCTCGTCCCGCAACTGGCTGAGCACGGGGCGGGATCTGGCGAAGCACTACCACGTCTTTGCCCTGGATGCGCGCAACCACGGGAAGTCGCCGCATGTCCCGGAGATGGACTATGACGTGATGGTGGCGGATATCATCGCCTGGATGGACGGCCAAGGCCTGGCCCGGGCGGCGATTTGCGGGCACAGCATGGGGGGCAAGACGGCCATGCTCCTGGCCTGCCGGCACCCGGAGCGGGTGGAGCGCCTGGTCGTGGTGGACATCGCCCCCAAGGACTACTTCTGGGTGGCGCACCGCGGGGAGTTTCTGGCCATGACCGAGCTGGATCTCGGGAGCCTGACCTCACGCAGCGAGGCGGAGCTGCGGTTCGAGGCGCGGGTCACGAACCTGGGCATGCGCAAATTTCTTTCCACCAACCTCACCCAGGATGACGCCGGGACCTGGCGCTGGCTGATCAATCTGCCGGCGTTGACCGCGGCGCTGCCCGTGATGGAGAAAAACTGCCTGACGGCGGCGGACCGCTACGCCGGACCGACGCTATTCGTCCTGGGCGGGAGGTCACGTTATGCCGAGCCGGGCGACCATGCGATCATCCGGCACCATTTCCCGGCGGCGCAGATCGAGGTGATCGCGGACTCCGGCCACAACCCGCACATGGATGCGCGTGAGGAGTTCGTACGGTTGGTGAGCGGGACAATCTAA
- a CDS encoding MotA/TolQ/ExbB proton channel family protein: protein MLSLLPDSPLFATVNIVQVFMQCDLVGQVITTLLMISSIFAWSVMLGKRNELKQLRRLNHAFDQRLREERKLLDLPESFRNKRSIPYADLLAEAIESYWRAAAIGKEKGDDSLHARLEHAENAIQRALARQALRYEESMVWLATMVTVAPFMGLLGTVWGVMEAFSAVSVMQTASIQTLAPGVSAALLTTIAGLVVAIPSVIGYNVLFNTTKTMMTEIENYASSLADRIELEMQK from the coding sequence ATGCTGAGCCTGCTTCCGGACTCTCCCCTTTTTGCCACCGTCAACATCGTCCAGGTGTTCATGCAGTGTGACCTGGTCGGCCAGGTGATCACGACCCTGCTGATGATCTCCAGCATCTTCGCCTGGTCGGTGATGCTCGGCAAACGCAACGAACTGAAGCAGCTTCGCCGCCTCAACCACGCCTTCGACCAGCGCCTGCGCGAGGAGCGCAAGCTGCTCGATCTGCCCGAATCCTTCCGGAACAAGCGCTCCATCCCGTACGCCGACCTGCTGGCGGAGGCGATCGAGTCCTACTGGCGCGCCGCCGCCATCGGCAAGGAGAAGGGCGACGACAGCCTGCACGCCCGTCTCGAGCACGCCGAAAACGCCATCCAGCGCGCGCTGGCCCGCCAGGCCCTGCGTTACGAGGAGAGCATGGTCTGGCTCGCCACCATGGTTACCGTCGCGCCCTTCATGGGCCTGCTCGGTACCGTCTGGGGCGTGATGGAGGCCTTCAGCGCCGTCTCGGTGATGCAGACCGCCAGCATCCAGACCCTCGCGCCCGGTGTTTCCGCCGCGCTCCTCACCACCATCGCCGGCCTGGTCGTCGCGATCCCGTCGGTCATCGGCTACAACGTGCTCTTCAACACCACGAAGACGATGATGACGGAGATCGAGAACTACGCCAGCAGCCTGGCCGACCGCATCGAGCTGGAGATGCAGAAATAA
- a CDS encoding MATE family efflux transporter, whose amino-acid sequence MSKPTTTKPPTLLAIAWPIFVEQSLRILIGTVDTFMVAHVSDGAVAALGVSHRLIMLALICFNFIGIGTSVVITHHLGAGDRKGAESICSTALGVNLWMGLIASALMLFFNETLLRLMQLPDSLMVYAVPFMALMGGTLFLEAINTAVGSILRAHGNTRDVMFVTVGQNIINVVGVSLVLFGWFGLPKLGVEGVACASVVSRLLATTALLILLYRRLGIRLHWRTPFDLSVDRIKRILHIGLPAAGEHMSYWLAFLLITSFIGTMGATSLSIMAYAQTVQALVILFSLSLGLGTEIVVGRLIGAGDFEGAYRQLLSSLKLCLMLTAGGMVIIALIAPHLIGLFTHDPEVIAGGALLLRIAFILEIGRVFNIVVINSLRATGDARFPVQIGAVCMWLLWVPNSWLLGVHLGWGLVGIWIAMTCDEWLRGIIMYRRWVGRKWLPFAERSRAEVMRNHVPLVSET is encoded by the coding sequence ATGAGCAAGCCCACCACCACCAAGCCACCCACCCTGCTGGCGATCGCCTGGCCGATCTTCGTCGAGCAGAGTCTGCGCATCCTGATCGGCACGGTGGACACCTTCATGGTGGCGCACGTCTCCGACGGGGCCGTGGCGGCGCTGGGCGTCTCGCACCGCCTGATCATGCTGGCGCTGATCTGCTTCAATTTCATCGGCATCGGCACCAGCGTGGTCATCACCCACCACCTCGGGGCCGGGGACCGCAAGGGGGCGGAAAGCATCTGCTCCACCGCCCTCGGCGTGAACCTCTGGATGGGCCTCATCGCGAGTGCCCTCATGCTCTTTTTCAACGAGACCCTGCTGCGGCTCATGCAGTTGCCCGACAGCCTGATGGTCTACGCGGTGCCCTTCATGGCCCTGATGGGTGGCACCCTCTTCCTAGAAGCCATCAACACCGCGGTCGGCTCCATCCTGCGGGCCCATGGCAACACCCGGGACGTGATGTTTGTCACGGTGGGCCAGAACATCATCAACGTGGTGGGCGTGTCGCTCGTCCTCTTCGGCTGGTTCGGCCTGCCGAAGCTGGGCGTCGAGGGCGTGGCGTGTGCGAGCGTGGTCAGCCGTCTCCTCGCCACCACCGCGCTGCTGATTCTGCTCTATCGCCGCCTGGGCATCCGGCTGCACTGGCGCACACCCTTTGATCTCTCCGTGGACCGCATCAAGCGCATCCTGCACATCGGGCTACCGGCGGCGGGCGAGCACATGTCCTACTGGCTGGCCTTCCTCTTGATCACGAGCTTCATCGGGACCATGGGCGCGACGAGCCTGTCCATCATGGCTTATGCGCAGACCGTGCAAGCGCTCGTGATCCTCTTCAGCCTTTCCCTCGGCTTGGGCACCGAGATTGTTGTCGGCCGGCTGATTGGGGCGGGTGATTTCGAAGGCGCCTACCGGCAATTGCTGAGCAGCCTGAAACTCTGCCTCATGCTCACCGCGGGGGGCATGGTGATCATCGCCCTCATCGCTCCGCACCTCATCGGGCTGTTCACCCACGACCCGGAGGTCATCGCCGGCGGAGCTCTCCTGCTGCGCATCGCCTTCATCCTCGAGATCGGGCGGGTCTTCAACATCGTCGTGATCAACTCGCTCCGCGCCACCGGTGACGCCCGCTTCCCCGTCCAGATCGGCGCAGTCTGCATGTGGCTCCTGTGGGTGCCCAATTCCTGGCTCCTCGGTGTGCATCTCGGCTGGGGCTTGGTAGGCATCTGGATCGCCATGACCTGCGACGAATGGCTGCGCGGCATCATCATGTACCGGCGCTGGGTGGGGCGGAAATGGCTGCCCTTCGCCGAGCGCAGCCGCGCCGAGGTCATGCGCAACCACGTGCCGCTCGTAAGCGAGACCTGA
- a CDS encoding ExbD/TolR family protein: MARTFKRQRQTHPISELNVTNLIDVAFTLLIIFMIATPLIQQEQTIPVNLPGESKREQQKPPSDTTFVAISIDRSGNYYYGSERMSLPEISRQLMAEAAKSKQPVIRIRADLTLQWQQVVRVMDEVKRHNLTKITFDTEAN; the protein is encoded by the coding sequence ATGGCCCGCACCTTCAAACGCCAGCGGCAGACGCATCCGATCTCGGAGCTCAACGTCACGAACCTGATCGACGTGGCGTTCACGCTGCTGATCATCTTCATGATCGCGACCCCGCTGATCCAGCAGGAGCAGACGATCCCGGTCAACCTGCCGGGCGAGTCGAAGCGCGAGCAGCAAAAGCCGCCGTCGGACACCACCTTCGTCGCCATCTCCATCGACCGCTCGGGTAACTATTATTACGGCAGCGAGCGCATGTCCCTGCCCGAGATTTCCCGCCAACTCATGGCGGAGGCGGCCAAGTCCAAGCAGCCGGTGATCCGCATCCGCGCCGACCTCACGCTCCAGTGGCAGCAGGTCGTCCGCGTCATGGACGAGGTCAAGCGGCACAACCTCACCAAAATCACGTTCGACACCGAGGCCAACTGA
- a CDS encoding DNA polymerase III subunit gamma/tau — MPPSAESLPWPPALLGTPTVAVIERAIQRQRLAHSLLLHGENLSTLATVAHAIADRLLNDPRDGTQYFSPKQHPDFLALRPAGKSRQIGAEVTRESIGRIQISPQISRRKVLVIYEADRMNLSAANIFLKTLEEPTASTTILLLTTRPYSLLPTIRSRCLHFRFTDAGHEALADAEESIRELWKSTLADYATWLGQLAAGQTDKRMVADQVLAVYGLITRFNAVLSAATDQIWKQQKAKLPDELDDDEQAAIETGIANGIRSKLFAEIEHATRNHAQQRLLEGDESARRILVAAIGQLEHDSGLLRLNLNESAALENFLLSSLRIWARAK, encoded by the coding sequence ATGCCCCCCTCCGCCGAATCGCTGCCCTGGCCCCCTGCCCTCCTCGGGACGCCCACGGTCGCCGTCATCGAACGGGCCATCCAGCGCCAGCGCCTCGCCCACAGCCTGCTGCTGCATGGGGAGAACCTCAGTACCCTCGCGACCGTCGCCCATGCGATCGCCGACCGGCTGCTCAACGACCCCCGGGACGGGACCCAGTATTTCAGCCCGAAACAGCACCCCGACTTCCTCGCCCTGCGCCCCGCCGGCAAATCCCGCCAGATCGGCGCCGAGGTCACCCGCGAGTCGATTGGACGCATCCAGATCTCCCCGCAGATCTCCCGGCGCAAGGTGCTCGTGATCTATGAGGCGGACCGGATGAACCTGTCCGCCGCCAACATCTTCCTCAAGACCCTCGAGGAGCCCACGGCCAGCACGACCATCCTGTTGCTGACCACCCGCCCCTACTCGCTTCTGCCAACGATCCGCAGTCGCTGCCTGCACTTCCGCTTTACCGACGCCGGCCATGAGGCCTTGGCTGATGCCGAGGAATCCATCCGCGAACTCTGGAAAAGCACCCTGGCCGACTACGCCACCTGGCTGGGCCAGCTCGCCGCCGGGCAGACCGACAAGAGGATGGTCGCCGACCAGGTTCTGGCGGTCTACGGCCTGATCACCCGGTTCAATGCCGTGCTGTCCGCCGCCACCGATCAGATTTGGAAGCAGCAGAAGGCCAAGCTGCCCGACGAGCTCGACGACGACGAGCAGGCCGCCATCGAGACCGGCATTGCCAACGGCATTCGGAGCAAGCTTTTCGCCGAGATCGAGCATGCCACTCGGAATCACGCCCAGCAGCGCCTGCTGGAGGGCGACGAGTCCGCCCGCCGTATTCTCGTCGCGGCCATTGGGCAGCTCGAGCACGACAGCGGCCTGCTCCGTCTCAATCTCAACGAGTCGGCCGCCCTGGAGAATTTCCTTCTGTCTTCGCTGCGCATCTGGGCCCGGGCCAAGTAG